The DNA window CGCTCCACGGGCCAGTCCACCTTCAGGAGCAGGCTGCTCGGCACGGGCGCGGGCTCGGTCGGAGCCTGACCCGGGCGGATCACGGACTGTTGTCCCGCGCGGACGATGACGACCTTGCCCTGGCCGAGCAGCGTCACTTCACCCTCGCGCGTGCCCACCGCCACGGTGCCCGCGCCGTTGTTGCTCATGGTGAACGTACCGGCGCCGGTGCGCGCCACGGCGTCGCTGCCGGCGGCCCGCACCTCGAACGTGTGGCGCTGTCCCGGACGCACCATCGCGGTGGCCATACCGTTGCCCAGCAAGATGCGCGACAGCGAGTCCGTCAGCTCCTCCACGGAGACCTCGGTGCTCGGCTCCAGGTGGACCTCCACGGACTCGTTGCCCAGGAGCACCACCGAGCCCCCTTCGAGCGTGCGCACCGCGTCCGAGGGATGCAGCGCCACACCGGGGCGCGCGGGCTCCCATGAGCCACCGCCGTGCCGCACTTCCACCGTGCCGGTCAGCTCGCCCACTTCCAGTTGAACGGGCTTCTTCTCCACTGGACGCGCCACGGGAGGAGGCGGCGGAGGAGGCGGCGGCGCGGGCGGCTCACGAAGGAATACGAACCACCCCACCGGCAAGGCGGCCAGGATCAGCACCAGTCCGAGCAGGAACAGGATGGGGCGTCGGGTGGGGGGAGCGGCCATTCGGGCGACCTCGTTACCACACTCGCACGCGCGTCACGCTCGGGGAAGTCGCACGGTGAAGCACGCGCCCTGCCCCTCTTCCGAGCGCACCTCCAAGGTCCCTCCCGCCTCGGTGACGATGCGCCACGCCACGCTGAGTCCCAACCCCACGTTGGACCACACATCCTTGGTGGTGAAGAACGGCTCGAAGATGCGCGGGCGGATGTGCGGCGCGATGCCCTTGCCCGTGTCCTCCACCTCCAGGATGCAGGCGCCGTCTCGCGTCCCGGTGCGCAGCGTCAGCTTGCGGGTGGGCGACTTCATCATCGCGGTGCGCGCATTGGACAACAGCGCCAGCACCACCTGCGACAGATGTCCCGGGTCGGCCTTCACGCGAGGCAGGCCCGCGGTCAGCTCCGTGTTCAGCTCGATGCCCTCGCCCCGCGTCTGGTTCTCCGTGAGACTCAGCGCGTCGCGAATGACGGCGTTGAGGTCCACCGGCCGCAGGTCCGCGCGCTCGCGCTGCTGAGAGAAGCGCAGCAGGTTCTGGGTGATCTCCTTGCAGCGCTTGGCGCTCTGCTCAATCTTCCGCAGCGTGTCGACATCGGGGTCCGCGACGCTGCGATCCAACAGCAGCAACTGCACGTTGCCGAGGATGCCCGCCAGCGGGTTGTTGATCTCATGCGCGACGCCCGCGCCGAGCTGCCCCACCGCGGCCAGCTTCTGCGCCTCCAGCAACTGCGCCTGGGCCGCCTTGAGGTCGGACGTCGCCTCGTCCACACGCGCGCGCAAGTCGTCGTTCCATCGCAGCAGCCGCGCGCGAGCGGCCTCCAGCTCCGCGCCCATGCGATTGAACGTGGAGGCCAGCGCGCTGAGCTCGTCGTGGCCGGACACGCGCACGCGGCGGTCCAGCTCGCCACGCCCGTAGGCCTCGGCGCCCGCCACCACCTCCGCCAACCGCAGGTTGACGCGTCGGGTGAAGAGCCCGCCCAGCACGAGCAGCACGCCCAGCGCCGCGCCCACGGACACCAGCACCGTGCGCCGCATGGCCCGCACCGGCGCGAGCGCCGCGGACTCATCCACCGCGACAATGACATCCAGCCCCAGCCCTTCGGGCACGCGCGCCACGCTCACCCGACGCGCGAGCGCCTCGACCCGAAAGCTGTGCGCCACCTCCGGGCCCACGCTCGCGCCGAGCACGCGCCCCAACTCGGGCTCGAGCGGACCCATCCGTCGCGCCGGATCCGAGCTGGCCAGCACGCGCCGGTCGCCATCCACCAAATCCAGGCGCGCCATCGAGTCCGCCGCGCGCCGCCGCAAGAGCGCCTCCAACTGGGTGAAGACGACCTCCGCGAGCGCGAACGGAGCCCCCTCGCCGTCCGCCAGCTTCACCGCCACGGCCATCGCGGCCCGACCACTGCGCGCGTGCACGTAGGCGCTGCCCAGCGCGGCCTGGCCCTTGCCACCTCCGCGCAGCGGCTGCACCGGCACGGAGCGAACGAGCTGCGTGAGGCCCGAAGGATCGAACCCGGGGTGCCCGCCCACGGACTGCTCGCGATACACCGCGTTGCCCAACGGATGCCCTTGCGCGTCCAGCTTGAGCACCGCGCTCACCGTGGGGGATTGACCGTACAAGAGCGCCAGGCCGCCCCGAGACTCCTCGGCGGTGGCGCGCTCCCAATCAATCATCTCCGCCGAGCGGGCCAGCCCGTTGACGACCTCCATCAAGCTGGTGGCGACGGCCTCGGCGGTGGCGGCGGCGAGCGCGCGGTGCTCGGCGTCGATGCGCGCGGCCAGCTCCGCCTCGGCGCGTGACAACAACAGGAAACCGACGGCGGCCAAAGGAAGCACCGTCGCGGCGAGCATGAAGAGGACCAGTTGCTGGTAGAGCCTCACCCGGCCACGGACTGTACCACCCGTTCGCGGTCATTCCGCAGGAAGACCGACCCGAGGATGGCCTTCGCCTGCTTCTTCATGTCCGCTGCCCGACGGGCCAGCTCGGCGTGGTCATGCGACACGCCGTCTGTCATCACCGCCACCACCGACACGCTCATGATGGGGAAGCGACGCTTCTCCCCGAAGCGATCCTCCGCTTCGATGTGGCCGCGCTCGCGATCCTGTCGGTCGTAATACAGCGGGATGATGCGGTCGAAGGTCTCGATGGTCCGCTGGCAGATGCGGTCCACGGACTCCGGCGAGGTGATGAAGACAAAGTCGTCCCCCGCCACGTGACCCAGGAAGTCTCCTGGCGCGCCCTCCTGCTGGAAGATCTCCCGCATCAGGTCGCCCGTCTGCCGCACCACGCCATCCGCCTTCGCGAAGCCGTAGTAGTCGTTGTAGGCCTTGAGGTTGTCCAGGTCGAGGTAGCAGAAGGCGAACGGCCGCCGCGCCGACAACCGCCGCTGCACCTCGCGCTCGATGGCGGTGGAGCCCGGCAACTGCGTGGTGGGCGACGACGACAGCTCCTGCTCCTTGCGGCGCAGCACACTCTCCACGCGAGCGCCCAGCTCCAGCGCGTCGAACGGCTTGGTGAGGTAGTCGTCCCCGCCGAGCTTGAGCGCGCGCACCTTGGAGGACGTCTCCGCCCGCGCGGAGATGAAGATGACCGAGATGTGTCCGCTGGCGCGCTCGGCCTTGATCTCTTCCAAGAAGAGGAAGCCGTCACCATCCGGCAGCGTCACATCCAGGAGGATGACGTCGGGCCGGCGCTCGCGCAATCCTCGGCGCGCCTCCTCGAGCGATGCGGCCACCGCGACATCGAAGCCGATGCCCTCCAGCACCTCGCGGCAGATGGAGGCGATCTTCGCGTCGTCGTCCACCACCAGCACGCGTCCATGCGGTGCGCCCGCGCTGCCGCGCACCAGCGAGTCCACCGTGGCCAGCAGCTTGTCCGCCGCCAGCGGGCGCACGAGGAACGCGTCGGCACCCGCGCGGAACGCCCGCTGGCGCTCGTCGAACGCGGAGGTGAGCAACAGCGGCGCGCGGCGCGTCTCCGGATCATGCCGGAGGATCTCCGCCAGCCGCAGCCCCTCCACGTCCGGCAGGCGCACGGACACGAGCACCACGTCCGGATGCGTGTTGCGCGCGGCGCCCAGTCCCTCTTCGGCCGTCACCGTCAGCCGGACGTCGTAGCCACGCGCGCCCAGCAGCGCCTTGATGATGTGACCGACCTCGGGCTCACCCTCGATGACGAGCACCTTGCCGCGCTTGACGTCGGTGGGCTTCGGCTGCGGGTTGATCTCCAGGGACTCCGCGCCCATCAACTCGTGCGGCGGCTCGGTGGGCAGCACCGCGATGAAGCGGACGCCATCCGGGCACGGCTCACACCAGATGCGCCCGCCGTGGGCCTCCACGATGTTGCGGCAGATGGCCAGCCCCAGGCCCGTGCCGCGCACGGTCCGATTGGCCGCGGTGCGCGCCTGCTCGAAGCGATCGAAGATGCGCTCCAGGCTGCTCTCCGCGATGGGCTCGCCGCTGTTCCAGCACGACAGCACCACGTAGCCTGGGAGGCTCGAGGTCGCGCGCAGCTCCACGCGCACCTCGCCGCCCTCGGGCGTGAACTTCACCGCGTTGTTCAGCAGGTTGTTGAGCACCTGGTTGATGCGGTTCGGATCCGCCACCGAGCGCAGCGGGTGCTGTGGCAGCACCGGCACCACGCGCACGCTCTTCTCACCGAAGGCGGGCCCGTACTTCTCCACCACGCGGTGCACCAGCTCTTCCAGGTACACCACCTCGAAGTTCATCCGCAGCCGGCCCTTGGCGAACTTCGACAGGTCCAGCAGGTCATCCACGATGCCGTTGAGCTTCTCCGTGGAGTCCTTGGCCAGGGACAGGTAGCGGCGCTGCCGCTCGTTGATGTCCCCCGCCATGAAGTTGAGCACCAGGTCCAGGGCGCCGGTGATGGACGTGAGCGGCGTGCGCAGCTCGTGGCTCACCATGGAGACGAACTCGTCCTTGCGCTCCTCCAACCGCTTCTGCTCGGTGATGTCGCGCAGCACCACGCACACGCCGCGCAGCGTGCCGCGCGCGTCGCTCACCGGGGTGACGGTGGTCTGCACGTGCCGCTCGAAGAGGACCACGTCCTCGCGCAGCACCTGGCTGCCGCTGTATTCCCAGCCGCGCACCAGTTGGAACGGCGCGAACCCCAGCCGCTCCTCCATCATCCGGCTGGTCAGCTCCGCGGGGTCCTCTCCCGCGCGCAAGAGGCGGCGCGCCGCGGGGTTCATCACCACGATGTCGTTCTTCTCGTCGGTGAGCACCACGCCGTCCGCCATGGACTCCACCATCCGCTCCATGCGGTGGCGGGCCTCCTCCTCGGCCGAGCGCAGCGACTGGATGGCGTCCGCCGTCTGATTGGCGAGCACGTCCAGGAGCACGCCGTCGTCCTCGGTGAAGACGTTGGGGCGCTGAGAGAAGAGCGACAGCATGCCCACGGGCCGGCCGCCGGCCATCAGGTTCACCGTGAGCTGGCTGGCGTAGATGGCGGGCGCGGTGGCGTCCTGCGTGGTGGTGCCCGCCACGCGGGTGATGACGCGGTCCTCGGGGAGCAGGAGCCCGCTGCTCTTGCGATAGGCGCCGAGCATGGACTCCTTGACGCCCAGGAGGGCCTGCTCGCCCACCGTGCCCATGCAGCGCAGCCGCAGCGATGCGCCGCGCGAGCCGTCCGGGGCAATGAGCGCCGCGCCGCAGTCGTAAGGCAGGATGCGCGCCACGGCGGTGAGCACGCGGTCGATGATGGCGTCGTAGCTGGCCGGATCATTCGCGCTCGCGCGGCTGACTTCGTACAGGACGAAGAGCGCTTCCACTCGCTGGTGGAGCTGCCGGAGCAACCGCTCCTTGTCGCGCTTGAGCTGGGCGAACTCCACCGCGTTCTTCACGGTGATGAGCAGGTCGTTCACGTCCCAGGGCTTGGTGACGTAGCGGTAGACCTGGCCCTGGTTGATGGCCGCGATGAGGTCCTCCGGGTCCGTGTAGCCCGTGAGGAGGATGGTCGTGACGTCGATTCCCTCGCCTCGCGCCGTGGTGACCAGCTCGATGCCCGTCATCTCGGGCATGCGCTGGTCCGTGACGAGGACGTCCACCGTCTCGCGCCGCAGCAGTTCCAACGCCGCGCGTCCGGAGGTGGCGGTGAGGACGCGGTACCGACGCGAGAACATCCGGGTGAGGATGTCCAGGACGTCGGCCTCGTCGTCGACGAAGAGCAACGTGTGGCGGAGATCGGACAAGGCGGCCAGAATTGTACGCTGAGTTCGTCACCGCTCCTCAACATGTGAGAAACGCGGACGTTGGGTGCTCACCCTGGGTGCGGGTGGCAGCACTGAACGCATTGACTCTACACGTATGTTCAGGGAGCATGGAGCACTGAAAGCTTGTTGCCTGGGTACTCGCACGTCCGCGTGCCCAGCGAGCAAGGGAGTGCGGCATGGAAGAGCTCACCGACCGCCAGCGCGAAATCCTGGCCTTCATCGTCAAGGAGACAGAGGTCCGCGGCTTCCCTCCCACCATCCGGGAGATTGGGGAGCACATGGACATCCGCTCCACCAACGGGGTGAACGACCACCTGAAGGCCCTGGAGCGAAAGGGCTACCTCAACCGGGGAGAGCAGCAGAGCCGCTCGCTGGTGCCGACCAAGCGGGCTCGCCTGCTCTTGGGGCTCGGGGTCCGCAAGGACGCCGGCATGGTCGAGATTCCCCTCTTGGGCAAGGTGGCCGCCGGTCTTCCGGCGCTCGCCCAGGAGAACATGGAGGACTCGGTCAAGATCGACAGCTTCCTCCTGGGAGGCGTCAACGGCCGCGAGGTCTTCGCCCTGCGCGTCAAGGGACAGTCGATGATTGACGACGGCATCTACGACGGGGACTACCTCTTCGTGAAGAAGACGCCGGCCGCGCAGCCTGGGGAAATCGTCGTGGCGCTCATCGAGGACGAGGCCACGGTGAAGCGCTACTACCCGGAGGGCGAGCGCATCCGCTTCCAGCCGGCGAACGCCACCATGCAGCCCATCTACGTGAGCCGCACGGACTTCCGCTCGACCATGATTCTGGGTCAGGTGGTGGGCGTGTACCGCAAGCTCCAGGGCGGGCGCGCGTAGCACCCGCGGGCGGGCGTCACGGACACTTCGTGACGCCGCCATCCCCCGCGGTCGTCACACGGGCACAGGCCGCCTTCTGGGTGGCCACGTCCTTCACGTCCTTCGCCATCCGCGCGGTGGTGAGCTGAAGCTCCACGTCCTTGGCGTGGTCCGGCTCCGCGCTGAGGCTGGAGAGGATGCGCAGCGCGTCCGCCTTGCGTCCCAAGGTGGACAGCAGGTTGGCCAGCTCCATCAGCTCGCGCACGTCCGAGCCGGAGACGGTGTCGAGCGCCAGCTTCAGCTCATCCTCGGCGGCCTTCCGGTCCTCGCGGGCGAGGTGCAGCCGGGCCAGCGCCACATGCACCACGGCGCGGTCCTTCACACGCAGGGACTCGCGATAGGACGCCAGGGCGTCGGCGGACTTGCCGAGCCGGGTCTGGATCTCCCCCACCAGCTCCCAGAGGGTCGGGTCGCGCGGCGCCTTGCTGGCAGCCTCGCGGTAGGCTTCGACAGCCTCGGGGAGGCGCGCGGCGCGGACCAGCTCATCGCCCAGCGTGGTGAGCAACTCCGCCGAGCGCACGCCCTGGTCCACGGCCTTCTTGGCGGTCGCGAGCACGTCCTCGTGACGCCCCTGCTTCGACAGCACGTCCACGGCGCGCATCAGCAGCGGGGACTTCTCCGCGTCCGGCGCGGACTCCGAGGCGAGGCGGAAGTGGCGGACGGCGTCGTCGGGCTGGTTGCGCTTGACGTCCAGCTCGCCGAGCTGCTCCAGCGCGTTGAAGTCGTGCGGGTACAGGGCCAGGGCCCGGCGCAGCGCGCTCTGCGCCTCGTCGACGCGGCCGAGCTGCGCATGGATGAAGCCCAGGCGGCTCCAGTTGGTGGAGCGCTTGGGGTCCATCTTCGCGGCGGTCTCGAACTCCTTGAGCGCGTCGTCGAGGCGGCTCATGGACAGGTAGACCTCGCCGCGCGCGGCGGGCAGGCGCGGATCATCCGGGAGGATCTGCTTCACCTCGTTGAACGAGAGCAGCGCGGCCTCGAAGTTGCCCTGGAGGTACTCGGCCGACCCCTTGATGTAGAGGCCCTCGGCACGGTCCTTCGGGTCGATGGTCGGGGTCTCGTTGCAGGCGGTGCTGGCCAGCAGGGCGAGGAGCGGCAGGGCGCGCAGACGCGGGAACATGGAGGCTCCGAAACTCAGAAGTGATACGCGATGCCAGCGTTGACGTCGAGGTTGAGGCCGTCACCCAGCCCACCGTCCGCGAGGCCAAGCACTGCCTGCGCCAGGTTGGTGCCCAGCTCGAGCTGGAGTCCGACGTGGCCCGCGATGAGGTACTCGGCGCCCAGGAAGCCCACGACCGTGGGCAGAGGGCCCGTGTTCTGGAAGATGCCGAAGTCGCCGAAGGACAGCTGCACGCCCAGGCCGAAACCCCAGTAGGGCCGCAGCGAGGACTCCAGGCGGTGATAGTGGCGCGCGCCCAGGACGCTCGGGAGGATGTTGATGCGTCCCTCGCGCCCTTCCCCATTCGAGCGCACCAGTGAGAAGCCCACCTGGAGAAAGCCTTGCCACTCGGGGTGGAACCAGTACCCCAGCTCCAGGTCCACGCCTGGGTTCAGGGACGCCAGCTTGTCGATGAAGCTGTTGTTGATGCGCAGCCCCAGCGTCAGTCCGCCGCCCGGCGCGGAAGGCGAGCCCCCCAAGAGCGGCCGAGCCACGGGAGCGCCGCCAGGATTGAGCAGCGCGGCGGACAGCTCGTCCGCGACGGCCTCGGCCATGCGCAGGAGCGCCGCGGTGTCGGACGCCTCGGCGCGAGGCTTGGCGAGGCTGCGTCCACTCACCGTGTCCATCAAGCTGGTGGTGAGGAGGAACTGACTGCCGAAGCGGTCGATGCGCCCGGTGACGACGTAGCGCGCGCCCACGAGTGAGGACAGCTCCTGGAGACAGCCACTGCCCTCCTTGCACGCATCGCCCAGGAGCTGGCGCTGGCGCTCGGCATCGAGGACGGCCTGGATGTCCCGCTGTCCCACGACGCGCAGGCGGGGGGACTCCGCGAGGCGACTGGCCACGAGCGAGGTGATTCCGGGCGCGACGTCGCGTGCGGCGGGGTTGGACTCGAGCGGCAGCATCGCCGTGGTCAACGGCTGTACGGCCTCGGTCGCTCCGGTGGCCTTGCCCGCCTCGTGAGTCTCCACGACAGGCGGAATGGATGGGGCGGCGGCGTGCTCCGGGCCAGAGGGACTGGACTCCTCGCCCTCCGGAGCAGCGGGCACGGACTCCGAGACGGGCTGGGGGGGAGCAACCCTCACGGGCGCCGGGGCAGGCGTCTCCGCGACGGGCGCTGGAGTCGATGCGCCCCGCGCCCAGGTGGGCACGGCCAAGATGGCGAGCAGGCAGACGGGCAGCGGGAGGAGGCGCGGCACGCGCGACACTCTACCCTCCCCCGGCCCGGCGCCCAGAGGGCGGTGGCGCACTCGCCACGAAATCGCTCGGTGAAAAAGGGGGCAGTAGGCTTGGGCGCCTTCTTCCGCCCGAACTCCCGTGACCACTCCCAGCGCTGTCTCCCGTCACTTGCCGGGGCTCGATTTACTTCGAGGCCTCGCGATTCTCCTCGTCATCACGTGGCACTACCCGAAGGGCGGGGCCCCCGACGCGTTCCTCACGCTCTCCAAGGTGGGTTGGACGGGCGTCGAGCTGTTCTTCGTGCTCAGCGGCTTCCTCATCGGTGGCCAACTCCTCGAGCCCGTGGCACGTGGAGAGACGCCGTCCCTGAGCCGCTTCTATCTGCGCCGCGCCTTCCGCATCCTGCCGAGCTTCTGGGTGGTGCTGGCCGTCTACCTGTTCCTGCCCGCGCTGCGCGAGCGCACCCTGGTGACGCCCGCGTGGCGCTTCCTGACCTTCACCCAGAACTTCGGACTGCACTTCAACGCGTTCTCCCATGCGTGGTCGCTGTGCGTGGAGGAGCACTTCTATCTGGTCCTCCCGCTGCTCGTGCTGGCGCTGCGGCGTGCTCGGGCGAGCCACGTCCTCGTGGGCTCCGGGGTGCTGATGGTGCTCGGGGCCGTGGTCCGCGGCGTCCTGTGGCAGCGCTTCTTCGCGAACGTGGAGGAGTCCGCTCCCGTGTGGAACGACTACGACACGCTGCTCTACTACCCGACCTATGCACGCCTGGATGGCCTCACGTGTGGCGTGCTGCTCGCGCTCGCGCGCGTGTACCGTCCCGCGCTGTGGGCCCGCGTCACCGGCACGCCATGGGTGCCTGGTGCGCTGGGCTTCGCGAGCCTCGCGCTGGCGGCCTGGGTGGGGGCGGATCGCGCCTCGTGGGAGTCCACCGTGTTCAGCTTCCCGCTGTACTCGTTGGGGTACTCCTGCGTGCTGGTGGCCCTGGCCAGTCCGGCGGCATCACGCATCCTCGGCCGCGTGCCGGGGCTCCAGTTCTTCGCGACGCTCGCCTTCACCATCTACCTCACGCACAAGATGGTGGTTCACGCCGTTCATGATGCGCTCGCGCCCCATGGGCTCGGGGCCTATGACGTCGTGACGGTCCTCGCGTGCGCACCCGCCATCCTCGCGACGGCGTGGCTCCTGCATCGGATTGTCGAGCGCCCCATGCTTCGCATGCGAGAGTCCTTCGAGCGCGCCGTTGGTCTCGCACGCCTGCCCCCACTTGGAACCCCTGCTTCCTGATCGAGGTCCCCATGTCCCCGTCCGCTGGTCGCTCCGCGTTCCTCTTCGCCCTCCTGGGGCTCGTGTGCCTCCTGCCCCGAACCGGCGGAGCCCAAGGAGCACCGCGTCCCCGGGCTCGGGACCTGGGCATTCCTTTCGGCGGGCAGTCGGGGCCGCTGGACGCCATCACGGACGTGCCCGGCGTGGAGGTCGGGCACGTCACGCTCAAGGCCGGCAAGGTGCGCTCGGGAGTCACCGCCATCTTCCCGCTCGGACGCGACGCGGTGGCGCGTCCGGTCTTCGCGGCGACGCACTCGCTCAACGGCAGCGGGGAGATGACCGGCACGCTGTGGATCAAGGAGTCCGGCCTGCTGTCGGGGCCGGTGATGCTCACCAACACGAACGGCATCGGCGCGGTGCGTGACGGCGTGATTGCGTGGGCGCAGCAGCGCGACCTCGCTTGGGACCTGGGCCTGCCCGTGGTCGCCGAGACATGGGACGGCTTCCTCAACGACATCGACAGCTTCCCCGTGAAGCGCGAGCACGCGCTCCAGGCCATGGACGCGGCTCGCCCCGGCCCCGTGGCGGAGGGCTCGGTGGGCGGCGGCACGGGGATGATCTGTCATGGCTTCAAGGGCGGCATCGGCACCGCCTCGCGTCAGCTCCCGGACGACGCGGGCGGATACACCGTGGGCGTGCTGGTGCAGTGCAACTACGGCAGCCGACGCCTGCTGTCCGTCGCGGGTGTTCCCGTCGGCGAGGAGCTGGCGGACCTGCTCCCCTGCTACACCGGCGATATCGCGCCCAAGGGCCAGTTCACCGCGAAGCTGCGTCCGTGCTCGCAGCGGGCCAGCACCGGAGCGCCCCTGCCCGAGGGCCAGGGCTCCATCATCGTCGTGGTGGCCACGAACGCGCCGCTGCTCCCGCATCAATTGGAGCGCCTCGCGCACCGCGTTCCGCTGGCCATCGGCAAGATGGGCGGGCTGGGTGAGAACTACTCGGGCGACATCTTCCTCGCGTTCTCGACGCAGGCCGCGAGCCCGCCCACCGGGGCACCGGTCGCGACCGTCAGCATGCTCGACCACGAGCGGATCAACCCGCTGTTCGAGGCCACGGTGCAGGCCACCGAGGAGTCCATCCTCAACGCGATGCTCGCGTCCGACACCATGACGAGCGCCCAGGGCACTCGTGTGTATGGCTTGCCCGTGGACCGTTTCGTCGGCGTGATGAAGAAGCATGGGCGCCTGAAGGACGCGCCCGCCCCGACGCCGCGTTGAGTCCGGCGCCACCGCGGCGAGGGCCGTTTGCTCGGCCCCGCGCGGCGTTCAGCACCGCCAGGGAGCGAGCGGCTCACACCGTCTCGCGCAATCCCTCCTGAAGCGACTCCAGCAGCCCGGGAGGGTCCCCCCTGCGAAGGGCCGCGATGCCGGCCTCGAAGTCCGCGCGAGCACCGACCCCGTCCCCAGCGCGAGCGCGCAGAACGGCCCGCGCGTGGAGCAGCTCTGCGTCCACTTCATCGCCCGCCTGCGAAGAGAGCGCCGCGCTGAGGTCCCGAATGGCCGCATCCACCTGCCCCAGCCGCGCCCGCGCTCCGGCCCGGCGCTGAAGCAACCAGGCGTTGCCAGGATCCTCCGCCAGCGCAAGCGTCCAATCCCGCTCCGCCTCGGCAAAACGGTCGAGCGCCTCCAGGGACTCCGCGCGCTTCATGTAGAGCACGAGCGGCTTGCGGAACCCTCCAGCCTCCGCGGTGTCGAAGCCCGCGACGGCCTCGGCGTGGCGCCCGAGCCGCGCGAGCATGAGGGCGTGGTGGAAGCGCGTCGCGAGATGGCCCGGCGCCAGCTCCAGCACGCGCTCGAACCACACGAGCGCCTCGGCCGGAGCCCGTCCCCAGACTCCGAGCGTCAGCGCCAGCTCGATGAGGACACGCACCTGGTCCGGATGTGCCTCGGCGAGCGCGCGGATCCGCCCGAGCGCCTGGGTGTAGCGCCCGCTGCGTCGGAGGCGATCCACCTCCCGCAGCGGCTCGGACAGCTCTCGTGGCCAGGCCTTGCGCCCGTTGTGCTCCATCGACTCGCGCTCCCAGGTGGATGCGAGGCGACTCGTTACCAGCCCCAGCTGCACACAGCCACCGTCGAGACGGGCCGCGTCGACCGGGGCGGGCCCCGCCGTTGGAGGCGGCGCGGGCCCCACCCCGGTGCACGGCGCCCGGTTCAGGCCCCCCGACCTGCTCCGGCCCCCCCGGCGTATCGAGCGATGTCTGTGCCCCCGGACCGCAACGGACGCGCGGAGTCGGGAGTTGATGGGCACATGCCACTGCAAGGACGGGGCCTCCACGAGTCCCGTGGGACTCGGAGGCCCGAGGGGTGGCTCCGTGGCGCCGGATGTCACAAAGCCAACAGTGGTGTTGCTCGAAAGGTCACAACCCGCCACGTGGCGCACCGCACCACCGCGTCCGCCGAGAACGCGCGAGCGTCCGAGCCGAACGCATGCCCGTGACGTTCGGGAGGGATGACGCGATGCGTGTGTCGGGGGATGTCAGCGACCGGACGACCTGAGCAGCCGAGTCAGCTCGCGATCCAACGCCGCGGCGAACTCCTGGCGGTCCTTCGCGGAGAAGCCGCTGGGCCCGCCTGTCGTCACGCCACTCTCACGCAGCTCCTGCATGAAGTTGCGCACGGAGAGGCGCTCCTGGACGTTCTCCTCGGTGAACAGCTCTCCGCGCGGGTCCAGCACCACCACGCCCCGAGGGACGAGGAGCGCGGCGAGCGGGATGTCTTGTGTGACGGCCAGGTCACCGGCCTCGGCCGTGGCGGCGATGTGGCGATCGGCCACGTCGAGCCCGGCGCCCACCTGCACGCTCGACACCCACTCGGAGCGCGGCAGGCCGAGCGGGCGGTTGGCCACGAACACGGCCGGCACCCGCAGGCGCTGAGCCGCCCGCACGAGGATCTCCCGCACGGGGCCCGGACAGGCATCTGCATCCACCCAGATTCGCATGAGCCTGTCATTGTCGCAGGGTTCCCCAAGACTGGGAGCCCGAGGAGGCCGCCCCATGCACAATCCCGAGACACCGCCGGACCCTTCGCCCG is part of the Myxococcaceae bacterium JPH2 genome and encodes:
- a CDS encoding tetratricopeptide repeat protein, whose amino-acid sequence is MEHNGRKAWPRELSEPLREVDRLRRSGRYTQALGRIRALAEAHPDQVRVLIELALTLGVWGRAPAEALVWFERVLELAPGHLATRFHHALMLARLGRHAEAVAGFDTAEAGGFRKPLVLYMKRAESLEALDRFAEAERDWTLALAEDPGNAWLLQRRAGARARLGQVDAAIRDLSAALSSQAGDEVDAELLHARAVLRARAGDGVGARADFEAGIAALRRGDPPGLLESLQEGLRETV
- a CDS encoding acyltransferase, with the translated sequence MPGLDLLRGLAILLVITWHYPKGGAPDAFLTLSKVGWTGVELFFVLSGFLIGGQLLEPVARGETPSLSRFYLRRAFRILPSFWVVLAVYLFLPALRERTLVTPAWRFLTFTQNFGLHFNAFSHAWSLCVEEHFYLVLPLLVLALRRARASHVLVGSGVLMVLGAVVRGVLWQRFFANVEESAPVWNDYDTLLYYPTYARLDGLTCGVLLALARVYRPALWARVTGTPWVPGALGFASLALAAWVGADRASWESTVFSFPLYSLGYSCVLVALASPAASRILGRVPGLQFFATLAFTIYLTHKMVVHAVHDALAPHGLGAYDVVTVLACAPAILATAWLLHRIVERPMLRMRESFERAVGLARLPPLGTPAS
- a CDS encoding YaiI/YqxD family protein codes for the protein MRIWVDADACPGPVREILVRAAQRLRVPAVFVANRPLGLPRSEWVSSVQVGAGLDVADRHIAATAEAGDLAVTQDIPLAALLVPRGVVVLDPRGELFTEENVQERLSVRNFMQELRESGVTTGGPSGFSAKDRQEFAAALDRELTRLLRSSGR
- a CDS encoding tetratricopeptide repeat protein, whose protein sequence is MFPRLRALPLLALLASTACNETPTIDPKDRAEGLYIKGSAEYLQGNFEAALLSFNEVKQILPDDPRLPAARGEVYLSMSRLDDALKEFETAAKMDPKRSTNWSRLGFIHAQLGRVDEAQSALRRALALYPHDFNALEQLGELDVKRNQPDDAVRHFRLASESAPDAEKSPLLMRAVDVLSKQGRHEDVLATAKKAVDQGVRSAELLTTLGDELVRAARLPEAVEAYREAASKAPRDPTLWELVGEIQTRLGKSADALASYRESLRVKDRAVVHVALARLHLAREDRKAAEDELKLALDTVSGSDVRELMELANLLSTLGRKADALRILSSLSAEPDHAKDVELQLTTARMAKDVKDVATQKAACARVTTAGDGGVTKCP
- a CDS encoding P1 family peptidase, which encodes MSPSAGRSAFLFALLGLVCLLPRTGGAQGAPRPRARDLGIPFGGQSGPLDAITDVPGVEVGHVTLKAGKVRSGVTAIFPLGRDAVARPVFAATHSLNGSGEMTGTLWIKESGLLSGPVMLTNTNGIGAVRDGVIAWAQQRDLAWDLGLPVVAETWDGFLNDIDSFPVKREHALQAMDAARPGPVAEGSVGGGTGMICHGFKGGIGTASRQLPDDAGGYTVGVLVQCNYGSRRLLSVAGVPVGEELADLLPCYTGDIAPKGQFTAKLRPCSQRASTGAPLPEGQGSIIVVVATNAPLLPHQLERLAHRVPLAIGKMGGLGENYSGDIFLAFSTQAASPPTGAPVATVSMLDHERINPLFEATVQATEESILNAMLASDTMTSAQGTRVYGLPVDRFVGVMKKHGRLKDAPAPTPR